A region from the Corallococcus caeni genome encodes:
- a CDS encoding cysteine hydrolase family protein has protein sequence MAKPRQAVRKQTRTPHERRHDTALLIIDVINDLEFPGGENVLPWALRMVERLGPFAKRMRKAGVPVIYVNDNFDLWRSSFTDVYKHCTRKASRGQRVARALKPQPDDYFILKPKHSAFFATSLVPLLEHLGTKKLLLAGIATNLCVFFSAHDAHMHEYKITVLSDCCCAESDKDHDLALDQLQRFLRVRVRRGDEVHLEPRSRRRATRKPPPEFK, from the coding sequence GTGGCGAAGCCTCGCCAGGCGGTCCGGAAGCAGACGCGCACGCCGCATGAGCGGCGGCATGACACCGCGCTGCTCATCATCGACGTCATCAACGACCTGGAGTTCCCCGGCGGGGAGAACGTCCTGCCCTGGGCGCTGCGCATGGTGGAGCGCCTGGGCCCCTTCGCCAAACGCATGCGCAAGGCGGGCGTCCCGGTCATCTACGTCAACGACAACTTCGACCTGTGGCGCAGCAGCTTCACGGACGTCTACAAACACTGCACCCGGAAGGCCAGCCGCGGCCAGCGGGTCGCCCGCGCGCTCAAGCCCCAGCCGGACGACTACTTCATCCTCAAGCCCAAGCACTCGGCCTTCTTCGCCACGTCGCTGGTGCCGCTCCTGGAGCACCTGGGCACGAAGAAGCTGCTGCTCGCTGGCATCGCCACCAACCTGTGCGTCTTCTTCAGCGCCCACGACGCGCACATGCACGAGTACAAGATCACCGTGCTCAGCGACTGCTGCTGCGCGGAGAGCGACAAGGACCACGACCTGGCCCTGGATCAGCTCCAGCGCTTCCTGAGGGTGCGCGTCCGCCGGGGCGACGAGGTGCACCTGGAGCCCCGCTCGCGCCGCCGGGCCACGCGCAAGCCCCCGCCGGAATTCAAATGA
- a CDS encoding phosphate-starvation-inducible PsiE family protein, producing the protein MSTESTPSPGGRLSLFIKKFERAVVVSIIVMMMVVLALSTLELGWIIVKDIITPPILLLEVDELLEIFGFVLLILIGVELLETIKAYLRDNVVHVEIVLEVALIAIARKVIVLDLSKYDGVSVLAIAGLIVALAGALFLRAARSQLHR; encoded by the coding sequence GTGAGCACCGAAAGCACTCCCTCTCCAGGGGGGAGACTGAGCCTGTTCATCAAGAAGTTCGAGCGGGCCGTCGTCGTCTCGATCATCGTCATGATGATGGTGGTCCTCGCCCTCTCCACGCTGGAGCTGGGGTGGATCATCGTCAAGGACATCATCACGCCGCCCATCCTCCTGCTGGAAGTGGATGAGCTGCTGGAGATCTTCGGCTTCGTTCTCCTGATCCTCATTGGCGTGGAGTTGCTGGAGACCATCAAGGCGTACCTGCGCGACAACGTCGTTCACGTTGAGATCGTCCTGGAGGTCGCCCTCATCGCCATCGCCCGGAAGGTCATCGTGCTCGACCTGTCGAAATACGATGGCGTCAGCGTGCTCGCCATCGCCGGACTCATCGTCGCGCTCGCAGGGGCGCTCTTCCTCAGGGCGGCGCGGAGCCAACTCCACCGTTGA
- a CDS encoding SRPBCC family protein — translation MFKKIAIGFAAALLLLVGVIATRPDTFTVTRTASVPGTPDIAFGLVNDFHQWNQWSPWEALDPNMKRTFGGAEAGVGATYGWTGNDDVGEGRMTIQEVAANESVRVKLEFIKPFASSSITTFTFKPAQDGTTVTWTMTGDHNFMSKAMCLVMDMDKIVGKDFEKGLASMKTAAQAEATKRAEAEAARKVAEAKAAEEAAAAAAAAAAAPAEGTPAVAVPTP, via the coding sequence ATGTTCAAGAAGATTGCCATTGGCTTCGCCGCAGCGCTCCTGCTGCTCGTCGGCGTCATCGCCACCCGCCCTGATACCTTCACCGTCACGCGCACCGCTTCCGTGCCGGGCACGCCCGACATCGCGTTCGGGCTGGTCAATGACTTCCACCAGTGGAACCAGTGGTCTCCCTGGGAGGCCCTCGACCCGAACATGAAGCGGACGTTTGGCGGCGCGGAGGCGGGCGTTGGCGCCACCTATGGGTGGACGGGCAACGACGACGTGGGCGAGGGCCGCATGACCATCCAGGAGGTCGCCGCCAACGAGTCCGTCCGCGTGAAGCTGGAGTTCATCAAGCCCTTCGCCTCCAGCAGCATCACCACCTTCACGTTCAAGCCCGCTCAGGACGGCACCACCGTCACCTGGACCATGACCGGCGACCACAACTTCATGAGCAAGGCGATGTGCCTCGTCATGGACATGGACAAGATAGTGGGCAAGGACTTCGAGAAGGGCCTCGCCAGCATGAAGACCGCCGCCCAGGCCGAGGCCACGAAGCGCGCGGAGGCGGAAGCCGCTCGCAAGGTCGCCGAGGCCAAGGCCGCCGAGGAGGCCGCTGCCGCCGCCGCCGCTGCTGCCGCCGCCCCTGCGGAAGGCACGCCCGCCGTCGCCGTACCCACGCCGTAG
- a CDS encoding discoidin domain-containing protein has translation MVVSLLGASDARAQTNVALNKTTYTSTAEGPFLGQYAVDGDGGTRWASGFSANEWITVDLGQTRTISRVVLTWEAAYATAYKLQVSTNNTTFTDALVVNNGDGAVDDLSLPAGTTGRYVRMQGVTRALPAYGYSLWEFAVYETGGTTPPPTNTDLAKNKPATASSVEADAAGLQPGFAFDGDVNTRWASAQGVDPQWIRVDLGTSQVVGKVVLDWEGAYGKTYTIDGSNDDATWTTLNTVTNGAIGRREIPVSGTYRYLRMRGTERGTGYGYSLWSFEVYQSGGTTPPPTQTTNQTLKLNFPELAYAKINVSPAPLSVTPVPEEGDTTPSVRNPPGPFTYQLTFPPNTVVTLSKNQFSPTQPNTDIRLAVVDYNGVQQRGQSVTALAVQGADWNVEIYSTGNGPTDPRDPTIIPDPYVAPAPLPVAGAFRLAAPANNTMVTATRRPTLSWAPVTGATNYKLYVNLTRNDYDWMAAGNLLDRYTQVASQTGTSFTFTEDLPDRWTYKWYVVATLSGGSTSRSDIGNFSVYLPVVETQPDGVNVINGSRDLNKNGTIEPYEDWHNPVSVRVNDLLGRMTLREKALQMFYDAKVYPEAGFQMGPLSPTDIPLFQKASAATRLGIPHIDAGDTIHGYKTSWPTQPALAASRDLDTIFEMGDIQRREQLAIGSRGTLSPLAEVNTKVLYPRIQEGNGEDADLAAGITRALIAGLQGGPEVNPSSIWVTTKHWPGQGAGGEAGITYDGTTIHYHMRPWHAAIEAGTSGIMPGYAGSWLLGPEGYGAGDNPGILNYLRNQLKYDGVICSDWLPSGSWVRSATAGSDVMGGATPSAMANFENEVPLARINDSVRRILDLKFRLGIFEDPYKQGPAGTSQWHTADSKAAVRRASQEAMTLLKNDGALPIRLPAGGKLVIAGPRADDMSCMVTWRSDFHGNEFGDPTIYAAVKARAEAAGLTVYKDNAPAGVTPDAALVVVGESYFTHGTEWDKEKPYLPGDPIGPAHDAKWGDQFGVINSFKSRGIPTTVVVISPRPYVLTNVVPISNALMLAYRPGDMGGYAVADVLFGDVLPRGKTPWQLPRSMSQIGTDVESGQLEKWDLPFDLGATDAERAAIRQKIAAGQPVPPTYGNPLYQYGSGIQGFGLTDATAPVAFNLLTPSNNLVITGTRPAFTWSASSDPQTGIQRYEVYLDGGAMPVAITRTPSAALDGLKLANGTHTWFVKAFNWANGVTQSATFTFTLNDTTPPSAFAALSPSAGQAVPGTSTRFIWEQTTDVGAGVAEYVLIVDGTDRTPSILRSTPVAAGTNLARGKNAYASSVEFGSANDAVDGSLTTRWSSVGTATTGDTDSITVDLGAIYSLKRIVLNWEAAYGRRYVLEASLDGSTNWTALKTVDTGDGGIDDWTVAGVGRYVRMRGVQRATAYGYSLWEFEVYGVGTEQTTLNGLATGTHTWRVRAVDGANNTTLSSGPITFTK, from the coding sequence ATGGTGGTGTCCCTCCTGGGCGCATCCGACGCCCGCGCGCAGACCAACGTCGCGCTGAACAAGACCACCTATACCTCCACCGCCGAGGGGCCCTTCCTGGGCCAGTACGCGGTGGACGGCGATGGTGGCACCCGCTGGGCCAGCGGCTTCTCCGCGAATGAGTGGATCACCGTGGACCTGGGCCAGACGCGCACGATCTCGCGCGTGGTGCTCACCTGGGAGGCGGCGTACGCCACGGCGTACAAGCTCCAGGTCTCCACCAACAACACGACCTTCACCGACGCGCTGGTGGTTAACAACGGCGACGGCGCGGTGGACGACCTGTCCCTGCCGGCCGGGACGACGGGCCGCTACGTCCGCATGCAGGGCGTCACGCGCGCGCTGCCCGCGTATGGCTATTCCCTGTGGGAGTTCGCCGTCTACGAGACGGGCGGCACGACGCCGCCGCCCACGAACACGGACCTGGCGAAGAACAAGCCCGCCACCGCGTCCAGCGTGGAGGCGGACGCGGCCGGGCTGCAGCCGGGCTTCGCGTTCGACGGCGACGTCAACACGCGCTGGGCCTCCGCGCAGGGCGTGGACCCGCAGTGGATCCGCGTGGACCTGGGCACGTCGCAGGTCGTGGGCAAGGTGGTGCTGGACTGGGAGGGCGCGTACGGCAAGACGTACACGATTGACGGCTCCAACGACGACGCCACGTGGACGACGCTCAACACGGTGACCAACGGCGCCATCGGCCGGCGGGAGATTCCCGTCTCCGGCACGTACCGCTACCTCCGCATGCGCGGCACGGAGCGAGGCACGGGCTACGGCTACTCGCTGTGGTCCTTCGAGGTCTACCAATCCGGGGGCACCACGCCGCCGCCCACGCAGACCACCAACCAGACCCTCAAGCTGAACTTCCCGGAGCTGGCGTACGCGAAGATCAACGTGTCGCCCGCGCCGCTGTCCGTGACGCCGGTGCCGGAGGAGGGCGACACCACGCCGTCCGTGCGCAACCCGCCCGGGCCCTTCACCTACCAGCTCACGTTCCCGCCCAACACGGTGGTGACGTTGTCGAAGAACCAGTTCTCTCCCACGCAGCCCAACACGGACATCCGCCTGGCGGTGGTGGACTACAACGGCGTGCAGCAGCGCGGGCAGTCCGTCACGGCGCTGGCGGTGCAGGGCGCGGACTGGAACGTCGAAATCTATTCCACGGGCAATGGCCCCACGGATCCGCGCGACCCCACCATCATCCCGGACCCGTACGTGGCGCCCGCGCCGCTGCCGGTGGCCGGGGCCTTCCGCCTGGCCGCGCCGGCCAACAACACGATGGTCACCGCGACCCGCCGCCCCACGCTGTCGTGGGCCCCGGTGACGGGCGCGACGAACTACAAGCTCTACGTCAACCTCACCCGCAACGACTACGACTGGATGGCGGCGGGCAACCTGCTGGACCGCTACACGCAGGTGGCGTCGCAGACGGGCACGTCCTTCACCTTCACTGAGGACCTGCCGGACCGCTGGACGTACAAGTGGTACGTCGTGGCCACGCTGTCGGGCGGGAGCACGTCGCGCTCGGACATCGGGAACTTCAGCGTGTACCTGCCGGTGGTGGAGACGCAGCCGGACGGCGTGAACGTCATCAACGGTTCGCGCGACCTGAACAAGAACGGGACGATTGAACCGTACGAGGACTGGCACAACCCCGTCTCCGTGCGCGTCAACGACCTCTTGGGCCGCATGACGCTGCGCGAGAAGGCGCTGCAGATGTTCTACGACGCGAAGGTGTACCCGGAGGCGGGCTTCCAGATGGGGCCCCTGTCGCCCACGGACATCCCGCTGTTCCAGAAGGCGTCCGCGGCCACGCGGCTGGGCATCCCGCACATCGACGCGGGGGACACCATCCACGGCTACAAGACGAGCTGGCCCACGCAGCCGGCGCTGGCCGCGTCGCGCGACCTGGACACCATCTTCGAGATGGGTGACATCCAGCGCCGCGAGCAGCTGGCCATTGGCAGCCGAGGCACGCTGTCGCCGCTGGCGGAGGTGAACACCAAGGTCCTCTATCCGCGCATCCAGGAGGGCAACGGCGAGGACGCGGACCTGGCGGCGGGCATCACCCGCGCGCTCATCGCGGGCCTCCAGGGCGGTCCGGAGGTGAACCCGTCCTCCATCTGGGTCACGACGAAACACTGGCCGGGCCAGGGCGCGGGTGGCGAGGCGGGCATCACCTACGACGGCACCACCATCCACTACCACATGCGTCCGTGGCACGCGGCCATCGAGGCGGGCACCAGCGGCATCATGCCGGGCTACGCGGGCAGCTGGCTCTTAGGGCCGGAGGGCTACGGCGCGGGTGACAACCCGGGCATCCTCAACTACCTGCGCAACCAGCTGAAGTACGACGGCGTCATCTGCTCGGACTGGCTGCCGTCGGGCTCGTGGGTGCGCTCCGCCACGGCGGGCTCGGACGTGATGGGCGGCGCGACGCCGTCCGCGATGGCCAACTTCGAGAACGAGGTGCCGCTCGCGCGCATCAACGACTCCGTGCGCCGCATCCTGGACCTGAAGTTCCGCCTGGGCATCTTCGAGGACCCGTACAAGCAGGGCCCGGCGGGCACGTCCCAGTGGCACACCGCGGACAGCAAGGCGGCGGTGCGACGCGCCTCCCAGGAGGCGATGACGCTCTTGAAGAACGACGGCGCGCTGCCCATCCGCCTGCCGGCGGGCGGCAAGCTGGTCATCGCGGGCCCCCGCGCGGACGACATGTCCTGCATGGTGACCTGGCGTTCGGACTTCCACGGCAACGAGTTCGGCGACCCGACCATCTACGCGGCGGTGAAGGCGCGCGCGGAGGCCGCGGGGCTCACCGTCTACAAGGACAACGCCCCCGCAGGCGTGACGCCGGACGCGGCCCTGGTCGTGGTGGGCGAGAGCTACTTCACGCACGGCACGGAGTGGGACAAGGAGAAGCCGTACCTGCCGGGCGACCCGATTGGCCCGGCGCACGACGCGAAGTGGGGCGATCAGTTCGGCGTCATCAACAGCTTCAAGTCGCGGGGCATCCCCACGACGGTGGTGGTCATCAGCCCCCGGCCCTACGTGCTGACGAACGTGGTCCCCATCTCCAACGCGCTGATGCTGGCCTACCGCCCCGGCGACATGGGCGGCTACGCGGTGGCGGACGTGCTGTTTGGTGACGTGCTGCCGCGCGGCAAGACGCCGTGGCAGCTGCCGCGAAGCATGAGCCAGATTGGCACGGACGTGGAGAGCGGCCAGTTGGAGAAGTGGGACCTGCCGTTCGACCTGGGCGCGACGGACGCGGAGCGCGCGGCCATCCGCCAGAAGATCGCGGCGGGCCAGCCGGTGCCTCCCACGTACGGCAACCCGCTGTACCAGTACGGCTCCGGCATCCAGGGCTTTGGCCTGACGGACGCGACGGCGCCGGTGGCGTTCAACCTGCTGACGCCGTCGAACAACCTGGTGATCACGGGCACGCGTCCGGCGTTCACCTGGTCGGCGAGCAGCGATCCTCAGACGGGCATCCAGCGCTACGAGGTGTATCTGGATGGCGGCGCGATGCCGGTGGCCATCACCCGGACGCCGTCGGCGGCGCTGGACGGGCTGAAGCTGGCGAACGGGACGCACACCTGGTTCGTGAAGGCGTTCAACTGGGCGAACGGCGTGACGCAGTCCGCGACGTTCACCTTCACGCTGAACGACACGACGCCGCCGTCGGCCTTCGCGGCGCTGTCGCCGTCGGCGGGCCAGGCGGTGCCGGGCACGTCCACGCGCTTCATCTGGGAGCAGACGACGGACGTGGGCGCGGGCGTGGCGGAGTACGTCCTCATCGTGGACGGCACGGACCGCACGCCCTCCATCCTGCGCAGCACGCCGGTGGCGGCGGGCACGAACCTGGCGCGGGGCAAGAACGCCTACGCTTCGTCCGTGGAGTTCGGAAGCGCGAACGACGCGGTGGACGGCAGCCTGACCACGCGCTGGTCCAGCGTGGGCACGGCGACGACGGGGGACACCGACTCCATCACGGTCGACCTGGGGGCCATCTACTCCCTCAAGCGCATCGTGCTGAACTGGGAGGCCGCGTACGGCCGCCGCTACGTCCTGGAGGCGTCGCTGGACGGCTCCACCAATTGGACGGCGCTGAAGACGGTGGATACCGGCGACGGCGGCATCGACGACTGGACGGTGGCCGGCGTGGGCCGCTACGTGCGCATGCGCGGCGTGCAGCGCGCGACGGCGTACGGCTACTCGCTGTGGGAGTTCGAGGTGTACGGCGTGGGCACGGAGCAGACCACGCTGAACGGGCTGGCCACGGGGACGCACACGTGGCGCGTCCGCGCGGTGGACGGCGCGAACAACACCACGCTGTCGTCGGGACCCATCACCTTCACGAAGTAG
- a CDS encoding WD40 repeat domain-containing protein, with product MLTPSLPLTPDTARHLSLLRTLGEAELSPYSRWQWLGWDASSRYLLSVQKQGGMSLRWWDLHAESHQPLAAHFVPGCVAAWFLPGSQTLLSVTVRGTLQTWSVTDGQRLSSVETGGSVSHACLSADGTRLLLVASVGRVMLWDLERRWLVWRKEDPGQLHGCALSPDGAFAAVGAAEDQQDADTRAALILWDARTGRRIATRAFDARRIWAVAFTPSGEHLVAANSSGDLLFLTLPTLETARTLKAPASMALHLEFNPEGSLLAASPDTSAFAVIDVRDGQRVFAYSDLDDQQGSTANFSPDGRLLAWGMDDGKVGIWGVKPNQWRED from the coding sequence ATGCTCACGCCCTCCCTCCCGCTGACCCCCGACACCGCGAGACACCTGTCCCTGCTCCGGACGCTGGGGGAGGCGGAGCTGTCGCCGTACTCGCGCTGGCAGTGGCTGGGGTGGGATGCGTCGTCGCGATACCTGCTGTCCGTCCAGAAGCAGGGCGGGATGTCGCTGCGTTGGTGGGACCTGCATGCGGAATCGCATCAGCCGCTCGCCGCGCACTTCGTCCCCGGCTGTGTGGCCGCGTGGTTCCTGCCCGGCTCCCAGACGCTGCTGTCCGTGACGGTGCGCGGCACCCTCCAGACGTGGTCGGTCACCGACGGACAGCGGCTGTCCTCCGTGGAGACGGGCGGCTCCGTCTCCCATGCCTGCCTGTCCGCGGACGGGACGCGCCTGCTCCTCGTGGCGAGCGTGGGCCGCGTGATGCTCTGGGACCTGGAGCGGCGCTGGCTCGTCTGGCGGAAGGAGGACCCCGGGCAGCTCCACGGCTGCGCTCTCTCTCCCGATGGCGCGTTCGCCGCCGTGGGGGCCGCCGAGGACCAGCAGGACGCCGACACCCGTGCCGCCCTGATCCTCTGGGACGCACGGACTGGCAGGCGCATCGCGACCCGGGCCTTTGATGCGCGGCGGATCTGGGCCGTGGCCTTCACGCCTTCAGGCGAGCACCTGGTCGCAGCGAACTCCTCCGGGGATTTGCTGTTCCTGACGCTGCCCACGCTGGAGACGGCGCGAACCCTGAAGGCCCCCGCGTCCATGGCCCTCCATCTGGAGTTCAACCCCGAGGGCTCCCTGCTGGCGGCAAGCCCTGACACAAGCGCGTTCGCAGTCATCGACGTCCGCGACGGGCAGCGCGTCTTTGCCTATTCAGACCTGGACGACCAGCAGGGGAGCACCGCGAACTTCTCTCCCGATGGCCGTCTCTTGGCCTGGGGCATGGATGACGGCAAGGTGGGCATCTGGGGCGTGAAGCCAAATCAATGGCGCGAGGATTGA
- a CDS encoding PQQ-dependent sugar dehydrogenase, which translates to MRSIAFWLALLLLTAFPAQSQPTETARDLEVEDWLYIDSVPDATRMAWVPDGSGRLFVSTMSGKVLVVMNGAVQPTPFITESFTQGHNQEGLLGMAFDPDFANNHYVYFFAAMPGYTLQIFRYTDVGGVGVNRTVIVDGIPGGSLDYDGGGLTFGPDGMLYFGVGSLHRYREEDDLTKPSGKIHRVRPDGSVPTDNPFYDGTGPNVDSVWARGFCNLYGLAFQPGTGRLWANASSPAALQIFSVSPGDHGGWPHYDNTQPAGYLAPVYSYLPGVFDEYPFTPTGAVRQNGVATFTMMGDYLESYSYRKGTRLMISDVEDPSFNGEFYVTGHPSSRSFTVDQPEPDAVSGGGQLKRWPQGEFVMGGMFYGGTRFPASYSGNYLYTDFRGMLHRIRFAADGSVATEDIIVNREAGGGFVDVNEGPDGALYILSYYQAILRVTPVPGGQAVIVSSSDLVIPEGETKTVMVSLAMPPMVDVWVKVEAQGGGDDLSVVEGGSLRFTRENWSVPQFVTLGAAQDADADVEHAAFTFTPSQDFPVVTVQARTEEDEVPEEPGSDGGVDGGAGMDAGTLEDAGTAEDAGSLEDAGTSEDAGTQVDAGTVEDAGTLVDAGTLVDAGTGHDGGSGSEGAEDESGGCGCGATALPGVLGWWLLAGLVWKPRRARR; encoded by the coding sequence ATGCGCTCGATTGCCTTCTGGCTTGCCCTGCTGTTGCTGACAGCCTTTCCCGCTCAATCTCAACCTACCGAGACCGCTCGCGACCTCGAGGTCGAGGACTGGCTGTACATCGATTCAGTCCCAGACGCGACCCGGATGGCGTGGGTTCCGGACGGCTCGGGCCGACTGTTTGTCTCGACGATGTCTGGAAAAGTCCTCGTCGTGATGAACGGGGCGGTGCAACCGACCCCCTTTATTACCGAGTCATTCACCCAGGGCCACAACCAGGAAGGCCTTTTGGGCATGGCCTTCGATCCGGACTTCGCGAACAACCATTACGTCTATTTCTTCGCGGCGATGCCGGGCTACACGTTGCAGATCTTCCGGTATACCGACGTCGGCGGCGTGGGCGTGAACCGCACGGTCATCGTGGACGGCATCCCAGGGGGATCGCTCGACTACGACGGCGGAGGGCTCACCTTCGGTCCGGATGGAATGCTGTACTTCGGGGTAGGGAGTCTCCATCGCTACCGTGAAGAAGACGACCTGACGAAGCCTTCGGGCAAGATCCACCGCGTGCGTCCGGATGGCTCCGTGCCCACCGACAACCCGTTCTACGATGGGACGGGCCCCAACGTGGACAGTGTCTGGGCGCGGGGATTCTGCAATCTCTATGGGCTGGCCTTCCAGCCGGGAACCGGCCGCCTTTGGGCCAATGCCTCCAGCCCGGCGGCCCTCCAGATCTTCAGCGTCAGCCCGGGCGATCATGGAGGCTGGCCCCACTACGATAATACCCAGCCCGCAGGCTATCTCGCGCCGGTGTATTCATACCTGCCGGGTGTCTTTGACGAGTATCCCTTCACGCCGACGGGCGCGGTGCGGCAGAACGGCGTCGCGACCTTCACGATGATGGGCGACTACCTGGAGTCCTATTCGTACCGCAAGGGAACGCGGCTCATGATCTCCGACGTGGAGGACCCCAGCTTCAACGGCGAATTCTACGTCACGGGGCATCCCTCCTCGCGGTCGTTCACCGTGGACCAACCGGAGCCGGATGCGGTGAGCGGAGGTGGTCAGCTCAAGCGGTGGCCTCAGGGCGAGTTCGTCATGGGAGGCATGTTCTATGGAGGGACGCGCTTTCCCGCGAGCTACTCGGGCAACTACCTGTACACGGACTTCCGCGGGATGCTTCATCGCATCCGGTTCGCGGCGGATGGCTCCGTGGCCACGGAGGACATCATCGTCAATCGTGAGGCAGGGGGTGGCTTCGTTGACGTGAATGAGGGACCAGACGGAGCCTTGTATATCCTGAGTTACTACCAGGCGATTCTGCGGGTCACCCCGGTGCCAGGAGGTCAGGCCGTGATCGTGTCGTCCTCGGATCTTGTCATCCCGGAGGGCGAAACCAAGACCGTCATGGTGTCCCTGGCAATGCCGCCCATGGTGGACGTCTGGGTCAAGGTGGAGGCACAAGGGGGCGGGGATGACCTGTCCGTGGTGGAGGGTGGCTCGCTTCGCTTCACGCGTGAGAACTGGAGCGTTCCGCAATTCGTGACGCTGGGCGCGGCGCAGGACGCGGATGCGGACGTCGAGCACGCGGCCTTCACGTTCACGCCGTCGCAGGACTTCCCCGTGGTCACCGTCCAGGCCCGCACGGAGGAGGACGAGGTCCCGGAGGAACCTGGCAGTGACGGCGGCGTCGACGGCGGTGCGGGAATGGACGCGGGGACCCTTGAAGATGCGGGGACCGCGGAGGACGCGGGCAGCCTCGAAGATGCGGGGACCTCGGAGGACGCGGGGACCCAGGTAGACGCAGGGACCGTGGAGGACGCGGGCACCCTCGTGGACGCGGGCACCCTTGTGGACGCGGGCACCGGCCACGACGGCGGCTCGGGCTCGGAAGGCGCGGAGGACGAGTCCGGCGGTTGCGGCTGTGGCGCCACGGCGCTCCCAGGCGTCCTGGGCTGGTGGCTGCTCGCGGGGCTCGTGTGGAAGCCCCGCCGCGCCCGGCGGTGA